GCGTGCCTCCGATGGACATAACTTAGCCGCCATTATCGACCATATTCATACGGCCAGGGCGCACGCGCTGGCCGCCGTGCGCGCCGACCGCCGCTAGCCTCCCCGGCGCGGACTGAGCTTCAGCGTTGTATCTTACTCTCCGGTTGGCGCACCCACTGTGCCAGCCGCCCCGGCAACGGCTGACTTTGTTGGTTGGCGCCTCTACCCTCTCCCTCCCCTCCCCCACCCATCACGGATGCCGATTTTCGGCACTAGCCTCGCTGTTTTGCAACCAGCAGCTTGGGGCCAGCGCCGCGAAGCCGTGTCCGGCCCGGAAGTAGCGCGGATGTTCAGTTCGCGAGTAATCAACGCACATAGTTGCGGACTGCAAGTCCGCGCTACAGCTCGCCCAATTTCTACTTGATTTATGACTACGCCCACCCTCTACCGGCCCGAGTTTGAGCACGACTCCTGCGGCACGGGTTTTATCACGTACATCGACGGGCGCAAGAGCCACCAGATTGTTGCCGACGCCCTCACCATGCTCGCCAATATGGAGCACCGCGGCGCCTGCGGCTGCGATTCCGACTCGGGCGACGGCGCGGGCGTGCAAATCCAACTGCCGCACTGGTTTTTTCTCGAAGAATGCGTAGCCCACGGCATTCGGCTCCCCGAGCCGGGCGGCTACGGCGTGGGCATGGTTTTTTTGCCCAAGAAAGAGAAGCTGCGTGAGGCCTGCAAGCAAGTGATTGCGGGCGCGGCGCAGCGGCTGGGTATTCCGGTGCTGGGCTACCGGCCGGTGCCGGTGCGCACCGAGGGCATCGGCGTCACGGCACTGTCGGCCGAGCCGGCGATTGAGCAGCTTTTTCTGGGCCGGCCGCTGGGGCTAGCCACGGATGCGGATTTTGAGCGCAAGCTCTACGTGCTGCGCCGCCTGGTAGTCAATACGTTGCAGAAGGAAGTACCGAGCGCGCTGGAGGCATTTTATTTCGCTTCGCTCTCGTGCCGCACCATCGTGTATAAGGGTCAGTTGACCACGTTCCAGGTCGGCATGTACTTTCCCGACCTCAGCGACGAGCGCGTAACGTCGGCGTTCGGGCTGGTGCACTCGCGCTTTTCGACCAATACCATGCCGTCGTGGCGGCTGGCCCAGCCTTTCCGCTATCTGGCGCATAATGGCGAGATTAACACGCTGCGCGGCAACCTGAACTGGTTTTTTGCGGGCTTGCCCACCTACACTTCGCCCTACTTTTCGGCCGAGGAAATGGAGATGCTGCTGCCCGTTATCGACCCCTGGCAGTCGGACTCGGCCTGCCTCGACAACATCGTGGAGCTGCTGCTGCACTGCGGCCGCTCGCTGCCCCACGTGCTGATGATGCTGGTGCCCGAGGCCTGGGACGGCAACGAGCAGATGGACCCGCTCAAAAAGGCGTTCTACGAGTTTCACGCCACCTTTATGGCGCCCTGGGACGGTCCGGCCGCCCTCAACTTCACCGATGGCACCCTAGTGGGCGCCATGCTCGACCGCAATGGCCTGCGCCCGCTGCGCTACGCCATCACCAACGACGGGCGCGTGCTGGTGGCCTCCGAGGCGGGCGTATTGCCGCTAGCCCCCGAAACGGTTATCAAGAAGGGCCGCTTGCAGCCGGGCAAGATGTTCGTGGTCGATACCAGGGCCGGGCGCATCCTCACCGACCGCGAGATTAAGGCGCAAGCCGCTGGGCAGCAACCCTATGGGCAGTGGCTGGATAACTACCAGATTCGCATGGAAGACCTGCCCGAGCCGCGCCTCACCTTCACCGACCTCGGTGCGGAAGCCGTGCTCAAGTACCAGCAAGCCTTTGGCTACACCCGCGAAGACCTCGAAACCATCCTGGCCCCGATGGCGCTGGAAGGCAAGGAGCCCATCGGCTCGATGGGGGTGGACGTGCCCCTGGCGGTGCTTTCCGACCAGCCGCAGCACCTGAGCAGCTACTTCAAGCAGTTTTTTGCCCAGGTCACCAACCCGCCCATCGACCCCATCCGCGAGCGGCTGGTGATGAGCCTGGCCACGTTTATCGGCAACAACGGCAATATTCTGGATGAAGACCCGCGCCACTGCCACTGCGTAGCCGCCAAGCAGCCCATTCTCAGCAACCGCGAGCTAGAGAAGCTGCGCAGCATCGACACCGGCTCGTTTCAGGCTAAGACGCTCCAGACGTATTTTAAGGCCGATGGCAAGCCCGGCGCCCTGCAGCGCGGCGTAGAGCGCCTGTGCCGCTACGCAGAAGATGCTGTCAATGACGGCTTTGAGGTGCTTATTCTCTCCGACCGGGCCATGGATTCGGAGCACGCGCCCATTCCGTCGCTGCTGGCCGTGTCGGCCGTGCACCACCACTTGATTAAGAAGGGGATGCGCGGCTCGGTAGGCCTCGTGGTGGAGGCCGGCGACGTGTGGGAGGTACACCATTTTGCCTGCCTGCTCTCGTTCGGCGCCACGGCCGTGAACCCGTACCTGGCCCTGGCCACCATCCAGACGCGCCACGCGGCCGGGCTGCTCGGGGCCAATCTGCCCTCCGAGAAGCTGGCCTCCAACTACATAAAAGCAGTGTGCGATGGCTTGCTCAAAATCTTCTCGAAGATGGGCATCTCGACCTTGCAGAGCTACCACGGCGCGCAGGTATTTGAGATTCTGGGCCTTAACCAGGATGTGGTGGACCAGTATTTCACCGGGGCTGTAACGCGCATTCAGGGGCTAGGGCTCGACGAGATTGCCAAGGAAACGCTCTTCAAGCACTTCCACGGCTTCCGGCAGGAAAGCACCGTGGGCCCCGAGCTGCTCGACGCGGGCGGCGTGTACCAGTGGCGCCGTCAGGGTGAGGCCCACATGTTCAACCCCGAAACGGTGCACCTGTTGCAACACGCTACCCGCACCGGCAACTACCAGACCTACAAGAAGTACGCTCAGCTGCTGAATGAGCACCCGAACCAGCTCTTCACCATTCGGGGGCTGCTAGGTTTTGCCAAGCACCGGCCCAGCATCGGGCTCGAAGAGGTGGAGCCGGCCGAGAATATTATGAAGCGCTTTGCCACGGGTGCGATGTCGTTTGGCTCGATTTCGCACGAGGCGCACAGCACCCTAGCCATCGCCATGAACCGCATCGGCGGTAAGAGCAACACCGGCGAGGGCGGCGAAGACCCGTTGCGCTACGAACATATGGCAAACGGCGACTCGATGCGCTCGGCCATCAAGCAGATTGCCTCGGCCCGCTTCGGCGTCACGGCACACTACCTCACCAATGCCGACGAGCTACAAATAAAAATGGCCCAGGGCGCCAAGCCCGGCGAGGGCGGCCAACTCCCTGGTCACAAAGTAGATGAATGGATTGCCAAGGTGCGCCACGCCACTCCCGGCGTGGGTTTGATTTCGCCGCCGCCGCACCACGACATCTACTCTATCGAGGACCTGGCCCAGCTGATTTTCGACCTCAAAAACGCCAACCGCGCCGCCCGCATCAACGTGAAGCTGGTGAGCAAGGCGGGCGTGGGCACCATCGCAGCCGGCGTAGCCAAGGCGCACGCCGACGTGATTCTCATTTCGGGCTACGACGGTGGCACGGGCGCCTCGCCGCTCAGCAGCATCCGCCACGCCGGCCTACCCTGGGAGCTGGGGCTAGCCGAAGCGCAGCAAACGCTGCTGCGCAGCCAGCTCCGCAGCCGCGTGGTGCTGCAAGCCGACGGCCAGATGAAAACCGGCCGCGACCTCGCCGTGGCCGCCCTGCTAGGGGCCGAAGAGTTTGGCGTGGCCACGGCCGCGCTCATCGCGGGCGGCTGCATCATGATGCGCAAGTGCCACCTTAATACCTGTCCGGTGGGCGTGGCCACGCAAGACCCCGAACTGCGTAAGCTGTTCAGCGGCAAGCCCGAGCACATTGTCAATCTCTTCCGCTTTCTAGCCGAAGAGCTGCGCGAAATCATGGCCGAGCTGGGTTTCCGCACCATTAACGAGATGGTGGGCCGCAGCGAATTCTTGAAAGTAAACCCAGAGGCGGGCCATTGGAAAGCCAAGCTCATCGACCTCGACGCCGTGCTGACGCCCGCCCCAAATATCTCGGGCGGCACGCTTT
The genomic region above belongs to Hymenobacter sp. BRD128 and contains:
- the gltB gene encoding glutamate synthase large subunit, with amino-acid sequence MTTPTLYRPEFEHDSCGTGFITYIDGRKSHQIVADALTMLANMEHRGACGCDSDSGDGAGVQIQLPHWFFLEECVAHGIRLPEPGGYGVGMVFLPKKEKLREACKQVIAGAAQRLGIPVLGYRPVPVRTEGIGVTALSAEPAIEQLFLGRPLGLATDADFERKLYVLRRLVVNTLQKEVPSALEAFYFASLSCRTIVYKGQLTTFQVGMYFPDLSDERVTSAFGLVHSRFSTNTMPSWRLAQPFRYLAHNGEINTLRGNLNWFFAGLPTYTSPYFSAEEMEMLLPVIDPWQSDSACLDNIVELLLHCGRSLPHVLMMLVPEAWDGNEQMDPLKKAFYEFHATFMAPWDGPAALNFTDGTLVGAMLDRNGLRPLRYAITNDGRVLVASEAGVLPLAPETVIKKGRLQPGKMFVVDTRAGRILTDREIKAQAAGQQPYGQWLDNYQIRMEDLPEPRLTFTDLGAEAVLKYQQAFGYTREDLETILAPMALEGKEPIGSMGVDVPLAVLSDQPQHLSSYFKQFFAQVTNPPIDPIRERLVMSLATFIGNNGNILDEDPRHCHCVAAKQPILSNRELEKLRSIDTGSFQAKTLQTYFKADGKPGALQRGVERLCRYAEDAVNDGFEVLILSDRAMDSEHAPIPSLLAVSAVHHHLIKKGMRGSVGLVVEAGDVWEVHHFACLLSFGATAVNPYLALATIQTRHAAGLLGANLPSEKLASNYIKAVCDGLLKIFSKMGISTLQSYHGAQVFEILGLNQDVVDQYFTGAVTRIQGLGLDEIAKETLFKHFHGFRQESTVGPELLDAGGVYQWRRQGEAHMFNPETVHLLQHATRTGNYQTYKKYAQLLNEHPNQLFTIRGLLGFAKHRPSIGLEEVEPAENIMKRFATGAMSFGSISHEAHSTLAIAMNRIGGKSNTGEGGEDPLRYEHMANGDSMRSAIKQIASARFGVTAHYLTNADELQIKMAQGAKPGEGGQLPGHKVDEWIAKVRHATPGVGLISPPPHHDIYSIEDLAQLIFDLKNANRAARINVKLVSKAGVGTIAAGVAKAHADVILISGYDGGTGASPLSSIRHAGLPWELGLAEAQQTLLRSQLRSRVVLQADGQMKTGRDLAVAALLGAEEFGVATAALIAGGCIMMRKCHLNTCPVGVATQDPELRKLFSGKPEHIVNLFRFLAEELREIMAELGFRTINEMVGRSEFLKVNPEAGHWKAKLIDLDAVLTPAPNISGGTLYNSESQDHGIAEVLDWQLLEHAQPALERQEAVTAEFEVKNTDRTIGTLLSNEIAKRYHAAGLPADTIRYKFTGSAGQSFGAFSASGLTFKLEGEANDYVGKGLSGARLAIFPPAATTFTPENNILIGNVALYGATSGELYVRGKAGERFAVRNSGATAVVEGVGDHGCEYMTGGRVLVLGGTGRNFAAGMSGGLAWIYDPSGQFPTNCNPDMVALEGLTEADEAEIQTLLKQHHELTGSHLANFLLGNWEEEAGRFVKVFPLEYKRVLEKAVKVV